In the genome of Pelagibacterium nitratireducens, one region contains:
- a CDS encoding alpha/beta hydrolase encodes MAEPDYFRTRDHVPDFDEHVAWYRARSSQTRAGQPNRCDVRYGQGENASLDLFFPMDRGGLAPIHLFIHGGYWRMFDKSDFSFVANTVCGAGGIAAIMNYDLMPHVRLETIVGQVRACAAWLVANAGSFGGDPKRLSVSGHSAGANLSCFLVSKDSPVRPSAILALSGIYDLAPLRHSFLQPDLKFTDSEIARFSPLSMDIAGPGEITLLVGDAETPPFHEQARALRTKLSNEGFAVSFETVETANHMSIVAQLESPGTRPGRLLSAMIC; translated from the coding sequence ATGGCGGAACCCGACTATTTCCGCACGCGCGATCACGTACCCGATTTCGACGAGCATGTTGCTTGGTATCGTGCGCGCAGCAGCCAGACGCGGGCCGGTCAGCCAAACCGCTGCGATGTCAGATACGGGCAAGGAGAGAACGCCAGCCTCGATCTTTTCTTTCCGATGGACAGGGGAGGACTGGCGCCGATCCACCTGTTCATCCATGGCGGGTATTGGCGCATGTTCGACAAGTCCGATTTTTCGTTCGTTGCCAATACAGTCTGTGGCGCTGGAGGGATCGCGGCCATCATGAACTATGATCTGATGCCCCATGTCCGGCTGGAGACCATTGTCGGGCAGGTGCGAGCATGCGCGGCCTGGCTGGTCGCAAACGCGGGCTCGTTCGGGGGCGATCCGAAGCGTCTGAGCGTCTCAGGCCATTCGGCCGGCGCAAATCTGAGTTGTTTTCTGGTCAGCAAAGACAGTCCGGTGCGCCCGAGCGCCATTCTGGCGCTGAGTGGAATTTACGATCTTGCGCCCCTGCGCCACTCGTTTCTTCAGCCGGACTTGAAGTTTACCGATAGCGAAATCGCCCGGTTCTCACCGCTCAGTATGGATATCGCGGGGCCCGGAGAGATCACCTTGCTGGTTGGAGACGCCGAGACCCCACCGTTCCATGAGCAGGCCCGGGCGCTGCGGACAAAATTATCGAACGAGGGGTTTGCCGTCTCGTTCGAAACGGTCGAGACTGCGAACCACATGAGCATTGTGGCTCAACTGGAAAGCCCCGGGACGCGCCCGGGACGGCTCCTGTCTGCGATGATTTGTTGA
- a CDS encoding TRAP transporter small permease encodes MRLKTLSKGLALVCQWSAAAIFIFVCGLNFSQVFGRYILGSSIPWGEEIMRYSMIWVMMLGGTASIYYAEHMAVESLGELLAPHRRHLVLTTTYLVGGLFCVLLVYYGWPATMANTRQTAAASGISMFWVYLAIPAGALLMLIQIVLCAISGFASANAEPERL; translated from the coding sequence ATGCGGTTAAAGACCCTCTCGAAAGGCTTGGCCCTCGTCTGCCAGTGGAGCGCGGCAGCGATCTTCATCTTCGTGTGCGGCCTCAATTTCTCGCAGGTGTTCGGTCGCTATATCCTGGGATCATCGATCCCCTGGGGTGAGGAGATCATGCGCTATTCCATGATCTGGGTGATGATGCTGGGGGGTACCGCGTCCATCTATTATGCCGAGCACATGGCCGTCGAAAGCCTTGGTGAGCTTTTGGCACCGCATCGGCGCCATTTGGTTCTGACCACCACCTATCTGGTGGGCGGATTATTCTGTGTGCTTCTGGTCTATTACGGCTGGCCCGCGACCATGGCCAACACGCGCCAGACCGCGGCCGCCTCGGGCATCTCGATGTTCTGGGTCTATCTCGCCATTCCTGCGGGCGCCCTTCTTATGCTCATTCAGATCGTCCTGTGCGCGATCTCGGGCTTTGCCTCGGCCAATGCCGAACCCGAGCGCCTCTAG
- a CDS encoding mandelate racemase/muconate lactonizing enzyme family protein: MKITAIKAYPVWVGVRNQLLVKIETDEGIHGWGESGLSFREKAVVGAIEHFTEFLIGRDPMQTAGIWQELYRSQYFEGGRVLAAAISAIDIACYDIKGKALGVPVYQLLGGRARQSVPAFATVPADPGPQMVEKARIAFDAGWHCIRLLGGFQEAETVYEPRESIAATVDWVRAVRAELGHAAILGVEYHHRLSVAEAASFCQKLGQGTLDFLEEPIRDEAPGAYESLRRMTEVPFAIGEEFSSKWQFMPYLERDILQHARIDICNVGGFTEAMKVAGWCEAHYVDLMPHNPLGPICTAASVHMAAVVPNFSWLECRMSPVEDLGFDNREIFPVQTEMDGSHYIVPEAPGLGVEVNEDYLKAAAFEYSEPPHLRRRDGSFTNW; the protein is encoded by the coding sequence ATGAAAATAACGGCAATCAAGGCGTATCCGGTCTGGGTAGGCGTTCGCAACCAACTGCTCGTCAAGATCGAAACCGACGAGGGCATCCATGGGTGGGGCGAATCCGGCCTTTCCTTCCGCGAAAAGGCCGTCGTCGGTGCCATCGAGCATTTCACCGAGTTCCTGATCGGCCGCGATCCCATGCAGACCGCAGGGATCTGGCAGGAGCTCTATCGCAGCCAGTATTTCGAAGGCGGGCGCGTCCTCGCAGCCGCCATCTCTGCCATCGACATTGCGTGCTACGACATCAAGGGCAAAGCGCTCGGCGTTCCGGTCTATCAGCTCCTGGGCGGGCGCGCGCGTCAGAGCGTTCCCGCCTTTGCAACGGTTCCGGCCGACCCCGGTCCCCAGATGGTGGAAAAGGCCAGGATCGCCTTTGATGCCGGCTGGCACTGCATTCGCCTGCTGGGCGGATTCCAGGAAGCCGAAACGGTCTATGAACCGCGTGAATCGATCGCCGCTACCGTCGATTGGGTCCGGGCCGTACGCGCCGAACTGGGCCACGCGGCCATTCTCGGTGTGGAATATCATCACCGCCTCAGCGTGGCCGAAGCCGCCTCGTTCTGCCAGAAACTGGGACAGGGCACGCTCGATTTCCTCGAAGAGCCAATCCGCGACGAGGCACCGGGGGCCTACGAATCGCTGCGCCGCATGACCGAGGTGCCCTTCGCAATCGGCGAAGAATTCTCGTCCAAATGGCAGTTCATGCCCTATCTCGAGCGCGACATTCTCCAGCATGCCCGCATCGACATCTGCAATGTGGGTGGATTCACCGAGGCCATGAAAGTGGCAGGCTGGTGCGAGGCCCATTATGTCGACCTCATGCCGCACAATCCGCTCGGGCCGATCTGCACGGCAGCCTCGGTTCACATGGCCGCCGTCGTTCCGAACTTTTCCTGGCTCGAATGCCGCATGAGCCCGGTGGAGGATCTGGGGTTCGACAACAGGGAGATCTTCCCTGTTCAGACCGAAATGGACGGCAGCCACTACATCGTGCCCGAGGCCCCCGGCCTGGGTGTCGAGGTCAACGAGGATTATCTCAAGGCCGCGGCGTTCGAATATTCCGAACCCCCGCATCTGCGCCGCAGGGATGGCTCCTTCACCAATTGGTAG
- a CDS encoding SDR family oxidoreductase, giving the protein MKDLFDLTGKTALVTGSSQGIGHALAQGLASHGARVVLNGRNPEKLQTAAKTLKAQGHDAHIAPFDVTDPAAVHAAVSKIEAEIGPIDILINNAGMQHRAPLEDFPHDKWDELMKTNLNSVFYVAQAVARFMLGRGHGKIINIASAMSELARTSVAPYTAAKGAVRNLTRGMATDWAAKGLQVNAIAPGYFKTPLNKALIEDEKFTAWLEARTPAGRWGDLDELKGAAIFLASDAASFVNGHTLYVDGGLTISV; this is encoded by the coding sequence ATGAAAGACCTCTTCGACCTCACTGGAAAAACCGCCCTTGTCACCGGCTCCTCCCAGGGCATCGGCCACGCCCTTGCCCAAGGCCTCGCCTCGCACGGCGCCCGCGTTGTCCTCAATGGCCGCAACCCTGAAAAGCTCCAGACCGCAGCCAAAACCCTCAAGGCACAGGGCCACGACGCCCACATCGCGCCCTTCGATGTCACCGACCCCGCCGCCGTCCACGCCGCCGTCAGCAAGATCGAAGCCGAGATCGGCCCCATCGATATCCTCATCAACAATGCCGGCATGCAGCACCGCGCCCCGCTCGAAGATTTCCCCCACGACAAATGGGACGAACTGATGAAAACCAACCTCAACTCGGTCTTTTACGTCGCCCAGGCTGTCGCGCGGTTCATGCTCGGGCGCGGGCACGGCAAGATCATCAACATCGCCTCGGCCATGTCGGAACTGGCCCGTACCTCGGTCGCGCCCTATACGGCCGCCAAAGGCGCCGTCCGCAATCTGACCCGAGGCATGGCCACCGATTGGGCCGCAAAGGGTCTGCAGGTCAATGCCATAGCGCCGGGCTATTTCAAGACGCCACTCAACAAGGCATTGATCGAAGACGAAAAATTCACAGCCTGGCTCGAGGCCCGCACTCCGGCCGGTCGCTGGGGCGATCTCGACGAACTCAAAGGCGCCGCCATCTTCCTCGCATCCGACGCGGCCAGCTTTGTCAACGGTCACACCCTCTATGTCGATGGTGGTCTGACCATTTCAGTCTGA
- a CDS encoding TRAP transporter substrate-binding protein: MSVIRALSAGLLAAASFAVAPVALSEEIRFALEMYEGDNPEFNAVTAFKEYVENKSGGDLTVRIFPGNQLGSVRDTTEMVQQGTLHMTLPSDGAFAGFYAPIQAWSMPYLFPSAPVAWEVMSGEFGQWMLEDIREQTGIRALAFSQNGFRSFLNNERLIQTPQDMEGMKIRTMESPVYMEMVSALGADPTPIAGSEATMAFQQGVVDGLESPPSVHLSGGAAEVAQYMTLNEHVFGLHIVVANDEWFTSLTPEHQQIVADGARVMAAVENVEKTTGDWAAIDAIREMGVEVHISSPEEKSMFRDAVYQPVREFILGQVGEDVLNRIEAAVETAEASVYGQ, translated from the coding sequence ATGTCTGTAATCCGTGCGCTATCCGCTGGCCTTTTGGCTGCGGCATCGTTTGCTGTCGCCCCGGTTGCCTTGAGTGAAGAGATTCGCTTTGCGCTGGAGATGTATGAAGGCGACAACCCCGAATTCAACGCGGTCACCGCATTCAAGGAATATGTCGAGAACAAGAGCGGCGGCGATCTCACCGTCCGCATCTTCCCGGGCAACCAGCTCGGCTCGGTCCGAGACACCACCGAGATGGTGCAGCAGGGCACCTTGCACATGACCCTGCCCTCCGATGGCGCCTTTGCCGGCTTTTACGCCCCCATCCAGGCCTGGTCCATGCCCTACCTTTTCCCTTCGGCTCCGGTCGCCTGGGAAGTGATGAGCGGTGAATTCGGCCAGTGGATGCTCGAAGATATCCGCGAACAGACCGGCATCCGCGCCTTGGCATTTTCCCAGAACGGCTTCCGCTCGTTCCTCAACAATGAGCGACTCATTCAGACGCCCCAGGACATGGAGGGGATGAAGATCCGCACCATGGAGAGCCCGGTCTATATGGAAATGGTCTCTGCGCTGGGCGCCGACCCCACTCCGATCGCCGGATCGGAAGCCACGATGGCCTTCCAGCAGGGCGTTGTCGATGGCCTTGAAAGCCCGCCATCGGTCCACCTGTCGGGCGGAGCCGCTGAGGTAGCCCAATACATGACCCTCAACGAGCATGTGTTCGGGCTGCACATCGTTGTGGCCAATGACGAATGGTTCACCTCGCTCACACCCGAGCATCAGCAGATCGTCGCCGATGGCGCGCGCGTGATGGCCGCTGTCGAGAACGTGGAAAAGACCACCGGCGACTGGGCCGCCATCGACGCAATCCGCGAGATGGGCGTCGAGGTTCATATTTCCTCGCCCGAGGAAAAGTCCATGTTCCGCGACGCCGTCTATCAGCCCGTGCGTGAGTTCATTCTCGGTCAGGTCGGCGAAGATGTTCTCAACCGCATCGAAGCGGCCGTTGAAACCGCAGAGGCCTCGGTCTACGGCCAGTAG
- a CDS encoding TRAP transporter large permease, with protein MAWVATISFVLLIFGIPIAFALGLAGTFGIWQFGIPPQVIITRFFGGVDSFIFLAVPFYILAAELMNISGITDRIVRATSLVIGRIPGGTAYTNITASVLFAGVSGSAVADASALGRFFLKVMPEEGYTKEYAAAVTASSSIVGPIIPPSGLAIIMAAVSGLSIVDLFLAGVIPGLIMGLACVAVVFVTAMTRGLPKSAIVVERKQMPRLLIESAIVAILPVVIVGGMVTGAFTATEGGGIAVFVALVLGLVIFRSLSIADVWRAVVVSARVTATIYFLVAAAAILSYALNLLGISSFVSAMVPFFGGDPTLFLIGVVVLMLILGMFLDIGAALIIFVPLLMPTITQLGIDPIQAAMVIILTLAMGLITPPFGVVLFVLMKIGNIGLSPLFKALVPFLIAQIAAILLLVFVPELSTWLPNLLN; from the coding sequence ATGGCCTGGGTTGCAACCATATCCTTTGTGCTGCTCATTTTCGGGATCCCGATCGCCTTCGCCCTTGGCCTGGCCGGCACGTTCGGCATCTGGCAGTTCGGCATTCCGCCCCAGGTGATCATCACGCGCTTTTTCGGCGGCGTGGACAGCTTCATATTCTTGGCCGTGCCGTTCTATATTCTGGCCGCCGAGCTTATGAACATCAGCGGCATCACCGACCGGATCGTGCGCGCGACCTCGCTCGTGATCGGACGCATACCCGGCGGCACCGCCTATACCAACATCACCGCATCAGTCCTGTTTGCCGGCGTATCGGGTTCGGCGGTCGCCGACGCCAGCGCCCTTGGGCGGTTCTTCTTAAAGGTGATGCCCGAAGAAGGCTACACCAAGGAGTACGCCGCTGCGGTCACGGCCTCGTCCTCGATCGTTGGGCCCATCATTCCCCCGTCCGGCCTCGCCATCATCATGGCAGCGGTCTCCGGGCTCTCGATCGTCGATCTGTTTCTCGCCGGTGTCATCCCGGGCCTGATCATGGGCCTTGCATGCGTCGCCGTGGTCTTTGTCACCGCCATGACCAGGGGCCTGCCCAAATCCGCGATCGTGGTCGAGCGCAAGCAGATGCCGCGGTTGCTGATCGAGAGCGCAATCGTTGCCATTCTGCCAGTCGTCATCGTCGGCGGCATGGTCACTGGCGCCTTTACCGCCACCGAGGGTGGCGGCATCGCGGTATTTGTGGCGCTCGTCCTGGGTCTTGTGATCTTCCGCTCGCTCTCGATCGCCGATGTCTGGCGCGCCGTCGTGGTCTCGGCGCGGGTCACTGCGACCATCTACTTTCTGGTCGCGGCGGCTGCCATCCTGTCCTACGCGCTGAACCTGTTGGGCATTTCGAGCTTCGTTTCGGCGATGGTGCCGTTCTTTGGCGGCGATCCGACCCTGTTTCTGATCGGGGTCGTCGTCCTGATGCTGATCCTGGGCATGTTCCTCGATATCGGCGCGGCACTCATCATTTTCGTGCCTCTGCTCATGCCCACGATAACCCAGCTCGGGATCGACCCGATTCAAGCCGCCATGGTCATTATCCTGACCCTCGCCATGGGGCTGATCACACCGCCCTTTGGAGTGGTTTTGTTCGTGCTCATGAAGATCGGCAATATCGGTCTCTCGCCACTCTTTAAAGCCCTTGTGCCGTTCCTGATCGCGCAGATCGCGGCCATTCTGCTTCTGGTTTTCGTCCCCGAACTCTCGACCTGGCTTCCGAACCTTCTCAACTAG
- a CDS encoding GntR family transcriptional regulator, which yields MTEVLASSERRVVRPRPRMGLAELMREDIVSGALPAGSRLKTIELSKRYGVSTNPVREALHQLSGEGFVVLSRNRSAQVRSLDESFVRNIFDIRTLIEPYLIRVFVEQAHEDDLERARAVQLRLEQSQGDQVEWDSLDEEFHGIMYKRHFNGEARAIRQRHGEVVRALARRYPISSARRAAVLKDHWDIIEAVAAHDADSAARIVERHARGAERHLLLRMQEGR from the coding sequence GTGACTGAGGTTCTGGCATCGAGCGAACGCAGAGTGGTTCGGCCCCGGCCCCGCATGGGGTTGGCCGAATTGATGCGCGAAGACATCGTTTCGGGCGCGCTGCCGGCCGGAAGCCGGTTGAAAACCATCGAGCTGTCAAAGCGATACGGGGTCAGTACCAATCCGGTTCGCGAGGCCCTGCACCAATTGAGCGGAGAGGGATTCGTGGTCTTGTCGCGCAATCGTAGCGCGCAGGTGCGCAGCCTCGATGAGAGCTTCGTGCGCAATATCTTCGACATCCGTACCCTTATCGAGCCGTATCTGATCCGGGTGTTTGTCGAGCAGGCCCATGAGGACGACCTCGAACGCGCCCGCGCCGTACAGCTTCGCCTCGAGCAGTCGCAGGGCGATCAGGTCGAATGGGATAGCCTCGACGAGGAATTTCACGGCATCATGTACAAGCGCCACTTCAATGGAGAGGCACGCGCCATTCGTCAGCGTCATGGTGAAGTGGTCAGAGCCCTGGCGCGCCGCTATCCGATCAGCTCGGCCCGCCGCGCGGCCGTTCTCAAGGATCACTGGGATATTATCGAGGCCGTCGCCGCCCATGATGCCGACAGTGCGGCCAGGATCGTCGAACGCCACGCCCGGGGTGCCGAGCGTCACTTGCTGCTTCGAATGCAGGAAGGGCGTTGA
- a CDS encoding iron-containing alcohol dehydrogenase, with protein sequence MNMFSALRAPREIVFGAGQRACLARIARQLGERVLVCTDARFAAEPVFAELMASLKDAGMAVEIEAGVLPDVPVQSCVASAERVRGFAPDVVVGIGGGSCIDHAKCVAILLAHGGEPQDYYGEFKVPGPVLPIIAVPTTAGTGSEVTPVAVLSDAERIMKVGISSPHIIPTAALCDPDLTASCPKSLTAIAGADALTHAIEAFSATRRVASAGMAQERVFIGKSAITDHFARLAIQTIFSSLERACTHGDDIEAREQVMLGALMAGLAFGTAGTAAAHAIQYPIGAVTHTAHGEGVACVLPYVMRFNLEADPEPLAEIGRMLGLPGSDEIALGNAAADAVARLFSAIGIPPTLEALGLPRDKLEWVGTQALGVSRLIDNNPRRIDAPAMAALLQAAYSGDRIRLQNAIA encoded by the coding sequence ATGAATATGTTTAGCGCTCTGAGAGCGCCAAGGGAGATCGTCTTCGGCGCCGGACAAAGAGCGTGCCTTGCCAGGATCGCCCGGCAATTGGGGGAGCGGGTGCTTGTCTGTACGGACGCGCGTTTTGCTGCCGAGCCGGTCTTTGCCGAACTCATGGCGTCGCTCAAGGACGCCGGAATGGCGGTGGAGATCGAGGCCGGCGTTCTGCCCGATGTTCCGGTCCAATCCTGCGTGGCCTCGGCCGAGCGCGTGCGCGGTTTTGCACCTGATGTGGTGGTGGGCATCGGCGGTGGCAGTTGTATCGATCATGCCAAATGCGTTGCAATCCTTCTCGCGCACGGGGGCGAACCCCAGGATTACTACGGCGAGTTCAAGGTTCCAGGGCCGGTGCTGCCCATCATCGCGGTTCCCACAACGGCAGGCACCGGATCGGAGGTGACGCCTGTGGCGGTGCTTTCCGATGCCGAGCGCATAATGAAGGTCGGCATTTCCAGCCCCCACATCATTCCCACCGCCGCCCTATGCGATCCGGATCTAACGGCAAGCTGTCCAAAGTCATTGACCGCAATTGCCGGGGCCGATGCGCTGACCCATGCGATCGAGGCCTTTAGTGCAACCCGGCGCGTTGCGAGCGCGGGCATGGCGCAAGAGCGCGTGTTTATCGGTAAGTCCGCGATCACCGATCATTTCGCGCGTCTGGCCATACAGACGATCTTTTCCAGTCTCGAGCGCGCCTGCACCCATGGCGACGATATCGAGGCGCGCGAACAGGTCATGCTGGGCGCTCTCATGGCCGGTCTGGCTTTCGGCACGGCCGGCACGGCCGCGGCACATGCAATCCAATATCCCATAGGGGCGGTTACCCATACGGCCCATGGCGAGGGGGTGGCGTGCGTTCTGCCCTATGTCATGCGCTTCAATCTCGAGGCGGATCCGGAACCGCTGGCCGAAATCGGACGGATGCTGGGGCTGCCGGGTTCGGATGAAATCGCGCTTGGCAATGCGGCGGCAGATGCCGTCGCGCGCCTTTTTTCAGCCATCGGCATTCCGCCCACGCTCGAAGCGCTGGGTCTGCCCCGCGACAAGCTCGAATGGGTCGGCACCCAGGCGCTGGGAGTTTCGCGCCTGATCGACAATAACCCCCGCCGGATCGACGCCCCCGCCATGGCCGCGCTTTTGCAGGCAGCCTATAGCGGCGACCGTATCCGGCTCCAAAACGCCATCGCCTAG
- a CDS encoding Ldh family oxidoreductase codes for MRVMAAQALSLATALLEARGAEPSHARLQAEVLVEAELRGHPSHGLQRLPRLLARIDRGLIAPNATGSQTWAGSAFLAVDGEAGLGPVVAHAAIEQLVDRVEQTGIAIAGIRDANHLGMLAVYVQSIACRGLIGIVLTSSEALVHPHGGDKAMMGTNPVAIGMPTSGEPYILDMATSVVSMGKIHDYALKGEPISQGWALGPDGAPTLDAQRAKSGSIAPFGGAKGYGLGLGFELLVAGIAGTPPAPDVRGTLDADHRANKGDVIIIVKPGSAGVGAAVSGYLDMVRDSKSDGGTVTIPGDRSRQRRQHAISEGFEVDPRVWEELVAAGSGIPASVRKSYHEYV; via the coding sequence ATGAGGGTAATGGCGGCTCAGGCCCTGTCGCTTGCGACAGCGTTGCTCGAAGCCAGGGGCGCAGAGCCTTCTCATGCCCGGCTGCAAGCCGAGGTGCTCGTCGAGGCGGAATTGCGCGGCCACCCTTCGCACGGGCTGCAAAGGCTGCCGCGCCTTCTCGCGCGCATCGATCGAGGGTTGATCGCTCCCAATGCAACCGGCAGCCAGACCTGGGCCGGATCGGCCTTTCTTGCGGTCGATGGCGAGGCGGGGCTGGGCCCGGTTGTTGCCCATGCCGCAATCGAACAGCTTGTCGATCGGGTCGAACAGACCGGCATCGCCATAGCCGGCATTCGGGATGCAAATCATCTGGGAATGCTGGCCGTTTACGTGCAATCGATCGCCTGCAGGGGCCTGATCGGTATCGTGCTCACCAGCAGCGAAGCGCTCGTTCACCCTCATGGCGGTGACAAGGCGATGATGGGAACCAATCCGGTTGCCATCGGCATGCCGACCTCGGGCGAACCCTATATTCTCGATATGGCAACCAGTGTCGTTTCGATGGGCAAGATCCATGATTATGCGCTCAAGGGAGAGCCAATTTCCCAAGGCTGGGCCCTGGGGCCTGACGGCGCGCCGACCCTTGATGCGCAACGCGCCAAGTCGGGCTCGATCGCCCCTTTCGGGGGCGCAAAGGGCTACGGGCTGGGGCTGGGATTCGAGCTTCTTGTGGCCGGCATTGCGGGCACGCCTCCCGCTCCCGATGTTCGCGGCACGCTCGATGCCGATCATCGCGCGAACAAGGGCGACGTCATCATCATCGTCAAGCCCGGCAGCGCGGGAGTTGGAGCGGCTGTGTCGGGGTATCTCGACATGGTGCGCGACAGCAAATCGGACGGTGGCACTGTCACAATTCCCGGCGACCGTTCGCGGCAGCGCCGGCAACACGCGATAAGCGAGGGTTTTGAGGTCGACCCTCGTGTTTGGGAGGAACTCGTTGCGGCGGGTTCAGGTATCCCGGCCTCAGTCAGGAAATCGTATCATGAATATGTTTAG
- a CDS encoding NAD-dependent succinate-semialdehyde dehydrogenase: MSSAVVESSPVGMDCSAYAQGLYIDGKWVPGEGITVIDPSTGNSIAEVADATVEDARAAVDAAARAAAGWRATPPRQRAGILIKCFELMMQRQEELAYLIALENGKSLVDARGEVAYAAEFFRWYAEEGVRISGEFMTAPGGGNRIIVDYEPIGIAVLITPWNFPAAMATRKIAPALAAGCTVVLKPASETPLTAYALAALYSEAGIPDGVVNVITTTNPGPVTAAMLEDARVRKLSFTGSTPVGRLLLAQASKTVLSCSMELGGNAPFVVFDDADLEAALDGAMLAKMRNGGEACTAANRFLVQEGIHDRFVEGLTARMKALKVGPGTDPDTGCGPMITRKAVDKIEALVAEAVGRGAKVVLGGKGLDRPGYYYPPTVMVDVSPHAEMARDEIFGPVAPVYRFKTEDEAIAMANDTEYGLAAYIYTKDIRRGMAVSSRIESGMIGLNRGLVSDPAGPFGGVKQSGLGREGSHHGVIEFMEAKYIATSF, from the coding sequence ATGTCATCTGCAGTCGTTGAGTCATCGCCCGTCGGCATGGATTGCTCTGCCTACGCCCAAGGCCTTTACATCGACGGGAAATGGGTGCCCGGTGAGGGCATTACCGTCATCGATCCTTCGACCGGCAACAGCATCGCGGAGGTGGCCGATGCAACGGTCGAGGATGCACGCGCGGCCGTCGATGCCGCTGCGCGCGCTGCGGCCGGTTGGCGTGCCACCCCGCCGCGCCAACGCGCCGGGATCCTGATCAAATGCTTTGAGCTGATGATGCAGCGGCAGGAAGAGCTGGCCTATCTCATTGCGCTCGAGAACGGAAAGTCGCTCGTCGATGCCCGTGGGGAAGTCGCCTATGCAGCCGAATTTTTCCGCTGGTACGCCGAAGAGGGCGTGCGCATTTCCGGTGAGTTCATGACGGCGCCGGGCGGGGGCAACCGTATCATCGTGGACTACGAGCCCATCGGAATTGCGGTTCTGATTACGCCGTGGAACTTTCCCGCCGCCATGGCGACGCGCAAGATTGCGCCGGCGCTTGCCGCCGGGTGCACAGTGGTGCTCAAACCCGCCAGCGAAACCCCGCTGACCGCCTACGCGCTGGCGGCTCTTTATTCCGAAGCGGGCATTCCCGACGGGGTCGTCAACGTCATCACCACCACCAATCCCGGGCCGGTCACCGCTGCAATGCTCGAGGATGCGCGGGTGCGCAAACTGTCCTTCACCGGTTCGACACCGGTCGGGCGCCTGCTGCTTGCCCAAGCCTCAAAGACCGTGCTGAGCTGTTCGATGGAGCTTGGCGGCAACGCCCCCTTTGTCGTGTTCGATGATGCCGATCTCGAAGCTGCGCTCGATGGCGCGATGTTGGCCAAGATGCGCAACGGGGGTGAAGCATGCACGGCAGCCAACCGTTTTCTCGTTCAGGAGGGTATCCATGACCGGTTCGTCGAGGGGCTGACCGCGCGCATGAAGGCGCTCAAGGTCGGTCCGGGAACGGACCCGGACACCGGCTGCGGGCCGATGATCACGCGCAAGGCGGTGGACAAGATCGAGGCGCTGGTCGCCGAAGCCGTCGGGCGCGGCGCCAAGGTGGTGCTGGGCGGCAAGGGGCTCGACCGTCCGGGCTATTATTATCCGCCAACGGTCATGGTCGATGTTTCTCCCCATGCGGAAATGGCCAGGGACGAGATTTTCGGCCCGGTCGCGCCGGTCTACCGGTTCAAGACCGAGGACGAGGCCATCGCCATGGCCAACGATACCGAGTATGGGCTGGCCGCCTACATCTATACAAAGGATATCCGGCGGGGCATGGCCGTTTCGTCACGGATCGAATCGGGCATGATCGGGCTTAACCGCGGGCTGGTTTCAGACCCGGCCGGGCCGTTCGGCGGCGTCAAGCAAAGCGGGCTCGGGCGCGAAGGATCGCACCATGGGGTGATCGAATTCATGGAAGCAAAATACATAGCCACGAGCTTTTGA